Proteins from one Salvelinus sp. IW2-2015 linkage group LG9, ASM291031v2, whole genome shotgun sequence genomic window:
- the LOC111968436 gene encoding centromere protein O-like, which translates to MEANNLAVKQQEFRQISREEELNATPQELLAKRPSLQKLRTLLDKTGVPCERDEDDLEDGSENSRLLLLMARHTQLQDLLHGHHLIGGYDIGVYLETYNLEMNLGSNLRICRHNIPPFIPLERLVKQSNMQTDVRAFLYTLSQYLNAYVGRKQQLHLIKELHSSVQVMESNTLYTILVLMFTIPGEKAGAALCTLEYADHTRCLPNRVNIDNMYYAFLENVIFSHVHACCFYIALASSPQWKKNHALLLETPVHTALVTIKKTSSIA; encoded by the exons ATGGAAGCGAACAACTTGGCAGTGAAGCAGCAGGAATTCCGGCAGATTAGTCGCGAGGAAGAGCTGAATGCAACACCACAGGAACTCCTCGCTAAAAGACCA TCCCTCCAGAAGCTGAGAACTCTACTGGACAAAACAGGTGTTCCATGTGAGAGGGATGAGGATGACCTGGAGGATGGCTCAGAGAACTCACGACTTCTGCTGTTGAtggccagacacacacaactgcaggACCTGCTTCATGGTCACCACCTTATCG GTGGGTATGATATAGGCGTCTACCTTGAGACATATAACCTGGAGATGAACCTGGGGTCTAATCTGAGAATTTGTCGCCACAACATCCCTCCATTCATACCCCTGGAGAGGCTGGTCAAGCAGAGCAACATGCAGACAGACGTCAGGGCTTTCCTGTATACCCTCAGCCAATATCTCAATGCCTACGTTGGCcgcaag cagCAGCTGCACCTCATCAAG GAGCTTCATAGCTCTGTTCAGGTGATGGAGAGTAATACTCTCTATACTATACTGGTGCTGATGTTCACTATACCAGGAGAGAAAGCCGGGGCTGCACTGTGTACACTGGAGTATGCCGACCACACACGATGCCTGCCCAACCGGGTCAACATA GACAATATGTACTATGCTTTTCTGGAGAATGTTATCTTTAGCCATGTGCATGCCTGTTGCTTCT acatcgCGCTGGCCAGTTCTCCACAATGGAAGAAGAACCACGCCCTACTCCTGGAGACCCCAGTACACACAGCCTTAGTGACCATTAAAAAGACCAGCAGTATCGCTTAG